The proteins below come from a single Limosilactobacillus reuteri genomic window:
- a CDS encoding 5'-nucleotidase C-terminal domain-containing protein: protein MHFEIGTLGNHEFDEGLAEYMRIVNGGEPTKQYNEAEMAYPHVKTGINIITANVVNKSDGQIPFGMQPYLIKEIHTSDGKVARIGFIGIETTSLPILTLYDNYKDYDVLNEAETIAKYDQILRKKGVNAIVVPAHTGVSTNKDGSTKGNAVDIIKKLYQIDPDNSVDLYIAGHSHQYANATVGSVKLVQAIYTGKAYDDIIGYIDPTTNDFAPNSLISHVFPVLSEKDAPNIKTDANVTAIVEDANNRVAPIINKKIGEAATTGDILGRLHNTPTRENAVGELVVDGQLYAAHKVGLPADFAMTNTGRADLHVNPDRSITWGSAQAVQPFGNILRVVEMTGAQIVEALNQQYDEGQAYYLQISGLRYTYTDQNDPNQPYKVVQVYDQHNQPLDMNKTYNVVINDFLAGGGDGFSAFKGTKVVGIVGQDTDAFIDYITDMTNDGKPITAPTMNRKIYLTAEQLAKADSDSQSQTGTNQNTQNDANSQTEGNQLQEVPSQPVSPTVTLPTTAGQPAETVTLHGQPKQQTVAANNQLINLTPTSINSQKQKATDQQAALPQTGNDEDLALLLLGSSLMAATGLTIIDRKRKHA from the coding sequence ATGCATTTTGAAATCGGAACTTTGGGAAACCATGAGTTCGATGAAGGCTTAGCTGAGTATATGCGGATTGTTAATGGTGGTGAACCTACTAAACAATATAATGAAGCTGAGATGGCCTATCCTCATGTGAAAACAGGGATTAATATTATTACCGCCAATGTTGTGAATAAATCTGATGGTCAGATCCCGTTTGGAATGCAACCATACTTGATTAAAGAAATTCATACTAGTGATGGTAAAGTTGCCCGGATCGGCTTTATTGGGATTGAAACTACTTCCCTACCAATTTTAACCTTATACGATAATTACAAAGATTATGATGTTTTAAACGAGGCTGAAACAATTGCAAAATATGATCAAATTTTACGCAAAAAAGGTGTTAACGCAATTGTAGTTCCTGCCCATACAGGGGTTTCAACTAATAAAGATGGCAGCACTAAGGGTAATGCTGTTGATATCATTAAGAAGCTTTATCAAATTGACCCTGATAATTCTGTCGACCTTTATATTGCTGGTCACTCCCACCAATATGCTAATGCTACTGTTGGTAGTGTAAAATTAGTGCAAGCTATTTACACGGGTAAAGCTTACGATGATATTATCGGTTACATCGATCCAACAACTAATGATTTTGCGCCCAATAGTCTCATTTCACATGTCTTTCCGGTACTATCTGAAAAGGATGCGCCTAATATCAAAACGGATGCAAACGTTACAGCAATTGTTGAAGATGCGAACAACCGAGTAGCACCGATTATTAACAAGAAAATAGGGGAAGCTGCTACAACAGGCGATATTCTTGGACGACTTCATAATACTCCTACTCGTGAAAATGCCGTTGGTGAATTAGTTGTCGATGGTCAATTATATGCCGCTCATAAGGTAGGCTTACCAGCTGATTTTGCGATGACTAATACAGGACGTGCAGATCTGCATGTTAATCCTGATCGTTCCATTACATGGGGGAGTGCCCAAGCGGTTCAACCATTTGGTAATATTTTGCGGGTAGTTGAAATGACAGGGGCACAAATTGTTGAAGCCTTGAATCAACAATATGACGAAGGTCAAGCTTATTACTTACAAATTTCCGGGCTTCGTTATACTTATACTGATCAAAACGATCCTAACCAACCATATAAGGTCGTTCAAGTTTATGACCAACATAATCAACCGCTTGATATGAATAAGACTTACAATGTTGTTATTAATGACTTTTTAGCAGGTGGCGGAGATGGCTTTTCTGCATTTAAGGGTACCAAAGTTGTCGGGATTGTTGGTCAAGATACAGACGCGTTTATTGATTATATTACTGATATGACTAATGATGGTAAACCAATTACCGCACCAACAATGAACCGTAAGATTTACTTGACTGCTGAACAATTAGCAAAAGCTGACTCAGATTCACAGTCACAAACAGGAACTAATCAGAACACTCAAAACGATGCTAATTCCCAGACTGAAGGAAATCAGCTTCAAGAGGTTCCAAGCCAACCGGTATCTCCAACAGTAACCTTGCCAACAACAGCTGGTCAACCAGCCGAAACCGTTACATTACACGGTCAACCTAAGCAACAAACCGTAGCTGCTAATAATCAATTAATTAATTTGACGCCTACATCAATCAATAGTCAAAAGCAAAAAGCAACTGACCAGCAAGCAGCTTTACCACAAACTGGTAACGATGAGGATCTTGCATTACTTCTTCTCGGAAGCTCATTAATGGCAGCAACCGGATTGACAATTATTGATCGCAAGCGTAAACATGCTTAA
- a CDS encoding helix-turn-helix domain-containing protein, with protein sequence MAENIINILKTNNMTVAFVAQESGLDVAQVNETLKRPVATWSIQILNAFADALGERPGELLDRIQDFDFHLHTDDDQLTIQHVQFQTPSSYQQVRFAVESNVLEGWEPTATEVRQLKESAENPDDEILMEIEQLFGDEDD encoded by the coding sequence ATGGCAGAAAATATCATCAATATTTTAAAAACCAATAATATGACCGTCGCGTTTGTCGCTCAAGAAAGCGGCCTCGACGTTGCGCAGGTTAACGAAACACTTAAACGGCCCGTTGCAACTTGGTCAATTCAGATTCTTAATGCATTTGCAGATGCTTTAGGAGAGCGTCCAGGAGAATTATTAGATCGGATTCAAGACTTTGATTTTCACTTGCATACTGACGATGATCAGTTGACGATTCAGCACGTGCAGTTCCAAACACCTTCTTCTTATCAACAAGTTCGGTTTGCCGTTGAAAGTAATGTTTTAGAGGGATGGGAGCCTACAGCAACAGAGGTAAGACAATTAAAAGAGAGTGCCGAAAATCCAGATGATGAAATTTTAATGGAAATTGAGCAATTATTTGGTGATGAAGATGACTGA
- a CDS encoding Fic/DOC family protein, translated as MTDEELQAKFLYDNGTLRNKFAIKNADELSLIEYRGVAEREVALLQQQPKIKSFEDLQTINKFLFGWLYDWAGELRNYYISKAGFDFLEYGRFDNAIKYINDEIGRLNKKKQPTIEDYAALLNDLNYIHPFREGNGRSTKLFIQLIALHHGQIIDYPADNAEMIAGLNQSDVGIIAKTMALQKSAG; from the coding sequence ATGACTGATGAAGAACTTCAAGCAAAATTTTTATATGATAATGGAACACTCCGCAATAAATTTGCAATTAAAAATGCGGATGAATTAAGCTTAATTGAGTATCGCGGCGTAGCAGAAAGGGAAGTGGCCCTCCTGCAACAACAACCGAAAATTAAAAGCTTTGAAGATTTACAGACGATTAATAAATTCCTTTTTGGTTGGCTTTATGACTGGGCGGGTGAGTTACGTAACTACTACATTTCAAAAGCAGGTTTTGATTTTTTGGAATATGGTCGCTTTGATAATGCAATTAAGTATATTAATGATGAAATTGGGCGATTGAATAAGAAAAAGCAGCCTACCATTGAGGATTATGCTGCTCTCTTAAATGATTTGAACTATATTCATCCGTTTCGTGAAGGGAATGGGCGATCAACTAAATTATTCATCCAGTTAATTGCCCTCCATCATGGTCAGATAATTGATTATCCAGCCGACAACGCGGAAATGATTGCCGGGTTAAACCAATCAGATGTCGGTATTATTGCCAAGACCATGGCATTACAAAAAAGTGCTGGTTAA
- a CDS encoding glucosamine-6-phosphate deaminase produces the protein MKILVTKNKEEASQKAFELLQTDIINGAQVLGLATGSSPLGLYQKMTNSSVDYSNLISINLDEYVGLKSTDPQSYHYFMKYHLFAQKPFAKSFIPDGSNLNATEVINHYNQILATYPIDTQILGIGNNGHIGFNEPGTPFDSQTHKVKLTPATINANARFFTSSKDVPTEAYTMGIGSILQAKHIILLAFGEQKADAINKMVNGKITTAVPASALQQHPNVTVILDKQAASKLN, from the coding sequence ATGAAAATTCTTGTAACGAAAAATAAAGAAGAAGCAAGCCAAAAAGCTTTTGAACTTCTCCAAACAGATATTATTAACGGTGCTCAGGTACTTGGCCTTGCAACAGGGAGTTCTCCACTAGGTCTTTATCAAAAAATGACTAATAGTTCTGTTGATTATTCTAACCTTATTTCGATTAATCTTGATGAATATGTCGGTCTTAAATCGACTGATCCGCAAAGTTATCATTACTTTATGAAATATCATCTTTTCGCTCAAAAGCCATTTGCCAAAAGTTTTATTCCGGATGGCAGTAATCTGAATGCCACTGAAGTAATTAATCACTATAATCAGATTTTGGCTACTTACCCTATTGATACGCAAATTTTAGGAATTGGTAATAATGGTCATATCGGTTTTAATGAGCCTGGAACCCCTTTTGATAGCCAAACCCATAAAGTAAAGTTAACCCCTGCTACTATCAATGCCAACGCGCGTTTCTTTACTTCAAGCAAGGATGTACCAACAGAAGCCTACACGATGGGAATCGGTTCAATCTTGCAAGCAAAACATATCATCTTACTCGCATTTGGTGAGCAAAAAGCAGACGCAATCAACAAAATGGTCAACGGTAAAATCACGACTGCTGTTCCGGCATCAGCCCTCCAACAGCATCCAAACGTAACAGTGATTCTTGATAAACAAGCAGCTAGTAAACTAAATTAA
- a CDS encoding histidine phosphatase family protein, producing MKFKKLTVMCAVLSGLLLGSSAMTVVPATTYAASNDKQVTIYLTRHGETTGNVMQRVQGSSDFPLTKNGITVANDLGYGLKGIKFKHAYTGNLTRQEVTAQQALKYSANPNTKITTTPMLREGGYGSFEGDSIEADNQKIANVYGYQDGKQFQQATGKDYWNKLQDAYHKLDMDNSQNTKLAKSDRAESSAQVQKRMNSELLHIAKTTQKQGGGNVLVVSSGMSINEYLSTISKKYDGKPMQNAAVTKLVYKNGKLHVDGPIGTLHYVNKGKKIAANK from the coding sequence ATGAAATTTAAAAAATTAACAGTAATGTGTGCTGTTTTATCAGGTTTACTATTAGGGAGCTCGGCGATGACGGTGGTTCCAGCTACTACCTATGCAGCCTCTAATGATAAGCAGGTGACAATCTATCTTACACGTCACGGGGAAACTACTGGTAATGTGATGCAACGGGTGCAAGGATCAAGTGATTTTCCATTAACCAAAAATGGAATTACCGTTGCTAATGATTTGGGCTATGGATTAAAGGGGATTAAATTTAAGCATGCCTACACGGGTAACTTAACCCGGCAAGAAGTTACCGCACAACAAGCATTGAAGTATTCCGCCAATCCAAATACAAAGATTACGACCACACCAATGTTACGTGAAGGCGGATATGGTAGCTTTGAAGGAGACAGCATTGAAGCTGATAACCAGAAGATTGCTAATGTTTATGGTTATCAAGATGGCAAGCAATTCCAACAAGCAACGGGCAAAGATTACTGGAATAAACTCCAAGATGCCTACCACAAACTTGATATGGACAATTCGCAAAATACCAAGTTGGCTAAGAGCGATCGGGCAGAAAGTTCAGCTCAGGTGCAAAAACGGATGAATTCAGAATTGCTTCACATTGCAAAAACAACTCAAAAACAGGGTGGTGGCAATGTTTTAGTCGTTAGTTCAGGAATGTCAATTAATGAATATCTTTCAACCATTTCTAAAAAATATGATGGGAAGCCAATGCAGAATGCGGCAGTAACCAAACTTGTTTATAAGAATGGTAAACTTCACGTTGATGGCCCAATTGGTACGCTTCACTATGTAAATAAGGGAAAGAAAATAGCAGCAAATAAGTAA
- a CDS encoding lipocalin/fatty acid-binding family protein, protein MMVKSTKKKRSHIGLIIFTILLVILLGILGVNYKRFASKQLNPVRDNKVVKKDSPKITKTAKIVGSYRDDQDGAAIVLNENGTGQYVYADKNNPDTDDSLTWRKEGEHYLINLEDRDVTNPLTATLDNNKLVVTGSNGWNTETFQKVNEELNLQQFLNDMHKK, encoded by the coding sequence ATGATGGTGAAAAGTACTAAAAAGAAACGATCACATATTGGGTTAATTATATTTACTATATTACTGGTAATCTTGTTAGGAATTTTAGGGGTAAATTATAAACGGTTTGCTAGTAAGCAACTTAACCCAGTTCGTGACAATAAAGTAGTAAAAAAAGATTCGCCTAAAATAACAAAGACTGCAAAGATTGTTGGATCGTATCGAGATGATCAAGACGGTGCAGCTATTGTCTTAAATGAAAACGGAACAGGTCAGTATGTTTATGCAGATAAGAATAATCCGGATACAGATGATAGCTTAACATGGCGTAAAGAAGGAGAACACTACCTTATAAATTTGGAAGATCGTGACGTAACTAATCCCCTTACCGCAACGCTTGATAATAATAAATTAGTTGTTACAGGTAGTAATGGCTGGAATACCGAAACATTCCAAAAAGTTAATGAAGAGTTAAACCTTCAACAATTTTTGAATGATATGCATAAAAAATAA
- the rpsT gene encoding 30S ribosomal protein S20, whose protein sequence is MPIIKSAIERVRTSEKAEARNASQLSQMRTAIKKFDKAKLAGADNLDDLYKAAISAIDRAHSKGLIKANKAARDKSRLSARYAK, encoded by the coding sequence ATGCCAATTATCAAATCAGCAATTGAACGTGTTCGTACTAGTGAAAAAGCTGAAGCACGTAACGCTTCACAATTAAGCCAAATGCGGACTGCTATTAAGAAGTTCGATAAGGCAAAGCTTGCTGGCGCAGATAACCTTGACGACTTATACAAGGCTGCTATCTCAGCAATTGACCGTGCCCACTCTAAGGGCCTTATCAAGGCTAACAAGGCTGCACGTGACAAGTCACGTCTCTCAGCACGTTACGCTAAGTAA
- the rpsO gene encoding 30S ribosomal protein S15, with product MAISKERKDQIIKEFATHEGDTGSTQVQVAVLTADINELNDHLRTHKHDYHSQRGLMKKIGHRRNLLAYLRRTDLPAYRELIQKLGLRR from the coding sequence ATGGCTATTTCAAAAGAACGTAAAGATCAAATTATTAAGGAATTCGCAACTCACGAAGGAGATACTGGTTCTACTCAAGTTCAAGTTGCTGTTTTAACTGCTGACATCAACGAATTGAACGATCACCTTCGTACACACAAGCACGATTATCATTCACAACGTGGTTTAATGAAGAAGATTGGTCACCGTCGTAACTTATTAGCTTACTTACGTCGGACTGATTTACCTGCTTACCGTGAACTTATCCAAAAGTTAGGTTTACGTCGGTAA
- a CDS encoding ribonuclease J, producing MDNNIKIIPFGGVRENGKNMYAVEIEDQIFILDTGLKYPENELMGIDVVIPDWEYLREHKNKIVGVFLTHGHADSIGALPYFLMDFNVPVFGSEMTIALAKLAVKNHKEVKKFNDFHVVDASTAIDFNDVTVSFFQTTHTIPETLGVVLETKAGNIVYTGDFKFDQTAKKGYQTDLARLAEIGSQGVLALLSDSAGAGITGASAREQDIGDYIKETFKYQNGRIIVASVASNIMRVQQIINAAVAVGRKIVLSGKDIEQIIDTAMSLGKLHLPDDLFISRKEAEKLEPNQVVILETGKMGEPIKSLQQIANGDNPNLQLTSTDLVFVTTTPSYAQETEVQKTKDMIYRTGAEVKFISDDLNPSGHANQNDEQLMLNFMKPKFFIPIQGEYRLLDRHAELAEEVGVPKENIFLVNKGDVLTYKNGKFHVGEHIDVSNTMIDGTGVGDIGNIVLRDRRVLSEDGIFVVVATIDRKKKKIVARPQITSRGFVFVKTNRQLMQQSADLVEKIVQENLDQKEFDWSHLKQDVRDKLNRFLFDQTKRHPVILPVIMEINQHQKKIKNNVEKKEEKSAKSRSTKEHHRGRGKKRMAKEKK from the coding sequence ATGGATAATAATATTAAAATTATTCCTTTTGGTGGTGTACGCGAAAATGGTAAAAATATGTACGCCGTTGAGATTGAAGACCAAATTTTCATTTTGGATACGGGGTTAAAGTATCCTGAGAATGAATTAATGGGAATTGATGTTGTCATTCCTGACTGGGAATATCTTCGTGAACATAAGAACAAGATAGTCGGGGTATTCTTAACACACGGACATGCAGATTCAATTGGAGCACTCCCGTATTTCTTGATGGACTTTAATGTTCCGGTATTTGGAAGCGAGATGACGATTGCCTTAGCAAAGCTGGCAGTTAAAAACCATAAGGAAGTTAAGAAGTTTAATGATTTTCATGTTGTTGATGCGTCAACAGCAATTGATTTTAATGATGTTACAGTTTCATTCTTCCAGACGACCCATACTATTCCTGAAACTTTAGGGGTTGTTTTAGAAACTAAAGCAGGAAATATTGTTTACACTGGTGATTTTAAATTCGATCAGACAGCTAAAAAGGGTTATCAAACAGACCTTGCTCGTTTAGCGGAAATTGGATCACAAGGTGTATTAGCACTTTTAAGTGATTCTGCTGGGGCCGGAATTACGGGTGCGTCTGCTCGTGAACAAGATATTGGAGACTATATTAAAGAAACTTTTAAATATCAAAACGGTCGGATTATTGTTGCTAGTGTAGCTTCAAATATTATGCGTGTACAGCAGATTATCAATGCTGCTGTAGCCGTTGGCCGGAAGATTGTTTTATCTGGAAAAGACATTGAACAAATTATTGATACAGCAATGTCTTTGGGAAAGTTACACTTACCAGATGACTTATTTATTAGTCGCAAGGAAGCAGAAAAACTCGAACCAAACCAAGTTGTTATTTTAGAAACTGGTAAAATGGGTGAACCGATTAAGTCATTACAGCAAATTGCAAACGGCGATAATCCTAATTTACAATTAACGAGTACAGATCTTGTCTTTGTTACTACTACTCCTTCTTATGCGCAGGAGACTGAGGTACAAAAGACAAAAGATATGATTTATCGTACGGGAGCAGAGGTTAAATTTATTTCTGATGATTTGAATCCTTCTGGACATGCTAACCAAAATGATGAACAATTAATGTTGAATTTCATGAAACCCAAGTTCTTCATTCCAATTCAAGGTGAATACCGTCTGTTAGATCGTCATGCGGAATTAGCAGAAGAAGTAGGAGTTCCAAAAGAAAATATCTTCCTCGTTAATAAGGGTGATGTTCTGACTTACAAAAATGGTAAATTCCATGTTGGAGAACATATTGATGTAAGTAATACTATGATTGACGGAACAGGTGTCGGTGATATCGGTAATATTGTTTTACGAGATCGGCGCGTCCTGTCAGAGGATGGGATTTTTGTTGTGGTGGCAACTATTGATCGGAAAAAGAAAAAGATCGTTGCTCGACCACAAATTACGTCACGAGGATTCGTGTTTGTAAAGACTAACCGTCAACTAATGCAACAGAGTGCTGACTTAGTTGAAAAGATTGTTCAAGAAAATCTAGATCAAAAGGAATTTGATTGGAGTCACTTGAAACAAGATGTTCGCGATAAATTAAACCGATTCTTGTTTGATCAAACTAAACGGCATCCAGTTATTTTGCCAGTTATTATGGAGATTAATCAACATCAAAAGAAGATTAAAAACAATGTTGAGAAGAAAGAAGAGAAATCTGCGAAGTCACGTTCAACGAAAGAGCATCATCGTGGTCGTGGTAAAAAACGAATGGCAAAAGAAAAGAAGTAG
- the tuf gene encoding elongation factor Tu: MAEKEHYERTKPHVNIGTIGHVDHGKTTLTAAITKVLAAKGLAKAEDYADIDAAPEEKERGITINTAHVEYETEKRHYAHIDAPGHADYVKNMITGAAQMDGAILVVAATDGPMPQTREHILLARQVGVQYIVVFLNKTDLVDDDELVDLVEMEVRDLLSEYDFPGDDVPVVRGSALKALEGDPEQEKVILHLMDVIDDYIPTPKRPTDKPFMMPVEDVFTITGRGTVASGRIDRGTVKVGDEVEIVGLTEDVLKSTVTGLEMFHKTLDLGEAGDNVGVLLRGISHDQIQRGQVLAEPGSIQTHKNFKGEVYVMTKEEGGRHTPFFSNYRPQFYFHTTDVTGTIELPDGVEMVMPGDNVTFTVNLQKPVALEKGLKFTIREGGHTVGAGVVSDILD; this comes from the coding sequence ATGGCTGAAAAAGAACATTATGAACGTACAAAACCCCACGTTAACATTGGTACTATTGGCCACGTTGACCACGGGAAGACTACTTTAACTGCTGCTATTACAAAGGTATTGGCAGCCAAAGGTTTAGCAAAGGCAGAAGATTACGCTGATATTGATGCTGCTCCAGAAGAAAAGGAACGTGGTATCACTATCAACACTGCCCACGTTGAATACGAAACTGAAAAGCGTCACTATGCACACATCGATGCCCCTGGACACGCTGACTACGTTAAGAACATGATCACTGGTGCTGCACAAATGGATGGTGCTATCCTTGTTGTTGCTGCTACTGATGGTCCTATGCCACAAACTCGTGAACACATTCTTCTTGCTCGTCAGGTTGGTGTTCAATACATCGTTGTATTCTTGAACAAGACTGACTTAGTTGACGATGATGAATTAGTTGACTTAGTTGAAATGGAAGTTCGTGACTTACTTAGCGAATACGATTTCCCTGGTGACGATGTTCCAGTTGTTCGTGGATCTGCTCTTAAGGCACTTGAAGGTGACCCAGAACAAGAAAAAGTTATCCTTCACTTAATGGATGTTATTGATGACTACATCCCAACTCCAAAGCGTCCTACTGACAAGCCATTCATGATGCCTGTCGAAGACGTATTTACTATCACTGGTCGTGGTACTGTTGCTTCTGGTCGTATTGACCGTGGTACTGTTAAGGTCGGTGACGAAGTTGAAATCGTTGGTTTAACTGAAGACGTTCTTAAGTCAACTGTTACTGGTTTGGAAATGTTCCACAAGACTCTTGATCTTGGTGAAGCCGGGGATAACGTTGGTGTACTTCTTCGTGGTATTTCACACGACCAAATCCAACGTGGTCAAGTTTTGGCTGAACCAGGTTCAATCCAAACTCACAAGAACTTCAAGGGTGAAGTTTACGTTATGACTAAGGAAGAAGGGGGACGTCACACTCCATTCTTCTCAAACTACCGTCCACAATTCTACTTCCACACAACTGATGTTACTGGTACTATCGAATTACCAGATGGTGTAGAAATGGTTATGCCTGGTGATAACGTTACGTTCACTGTTAACTTACAAAAGCCAGTTGCTCTTGAAAAGGGTCTTAAGTTCACTATTCGTGAAGGTGGACACACTGTTGGTGCCGGTGTTGTATCCGACATCTTAGACTAA
- the tig gene encoding trigger factor codes for MSAKWERDSDASKGTLTFEIDVDTINKGIDEAFVETRKKITVPGFRKGRVPRQIFNQMYGEESLYQDALNKVLPDAYNEAVKETNIQPVDQPKIDIKSMEKGQPWVLTAEVDVMPEVKLGEYKGMEVPAQDTTVTDADVDDALETKRQQQAELVLKEDKPAEKGDTVVIDYKGSVDGEEFDGGSAENYSLELGSGSFIPGFEDQLIGHNADEDVDVNVTFPEDYHAKNLAGKDALFKVKIHEIKEKQLPELDDDFAKDVDEDVDTLAELKEKTKKQLQEEKDNQAKAAIEDAAINKAVANAEIQDIPQAMLDDDTNRQMQQYLAGMQQQGISPQMYFQITGTKEEDLKKQFANDAAQRVKTNLVLEAIVDDANLDATDEEIAKEISDLAKQYGMEEDAVKKALSKDMLMHDIKIRKAVDLVADSAKQVKDDEKSDK; via the coding sequence ATGTCAGCAAAATGGGAACGCGATAGCGATGCCAGCAAAGGTACATTGACATTTGAAATTGATGTCGACACTATTAACAAGGGAATTGACGAAGCTTTCGTTGAGACTCGTAAAAAGATCACTGTTCCGGGCTTCCGGAAGGGTCGTGTCCCTCGTCAAATCTTTAACCAAATGTACGGTGAAGAATCATTGTATCAAGATGCCTTAAACAAGGTATTACCTGATGCATATAACGAAGCAGTAAAGGAAACTAACATTCAACCTGTAGATCAACCTAAGATTGATATTAAGAGCATGGAAAAGGGTCAACCATGGGTATTAACTGCTGAAGTTGACGTTATGCCAGAAGTTAAATTAGGTGAATACAAGGGTATGGAAGTTCCTGCTCAAGACACCACTGTTACTGATGCTGATGTTGATGATGCACTTGAAACTAAGCGTCAACAACAAGCTGAACTTGTATTAAAAGAAGATAAGCCAGCCGAAAAGGGCGACACTGTCGTTATTGATTACAAGGGTAGCGTTGACGGTGAAGAATTTGATGGCGGTTCAGCTGAAAACTACTCACTAGAATTAGGTTCAGGCTCATTTATTCCAGGTTTTGAAGATCAATTAATCGGTCACAACGCTGATGAAGATGTTGATGTAAATGTTACCTTCCCAGAAGATTACCACGCTAAGAATCTTGCTGGCAAGGATGCACTTTTCAAGGTTAAGATTCACGAAATCAAGGAAAAGCAATTACCAGAACTTGACGATGATTTCGCTAAGGATGTTGACGAAGATGTTGATACTTTAGCTGAATTAAAGGAAAAGACTAAGAAGCAACTTCAAGAAGAAAAGGATAACCAAGCTAAGGCTGCTATTGAAGATGCTGCTATCAATAAGGCTGTTGCTAATGCAGAAATCCAAGATATTCCACAAGCAATGTTGGATGATGACACTAACCGTCAAATGCAACAATACTTAGCAGGAATGCAACAACAAGGTATCAGTCCTCAAATGTACTTCCAAATTACTGGTACAAAGGAAGAAGATTTGAAGAAGCAATTTGCTAATGATGCTGCTCAACGTGTAAAGACTAACCTTGTCTTAGAAGCAATTGTTGACGATGCTAACTTAGATGCTACTGATGAAGAAATTGCTAAAGAAATTTCTGACCTTGCAAAGCAATACGGTATGGAAGAAGATGCTGTTAAGAAGGCATTATCTAAAGACATGTTAATGCATGATATTAAGATCCGTAAGGCTGTTGACTTAGTTGCTGATTCAGCAAAGCAAGTTAAGGATGACGAAAAGTCTGACAAGTAA